DNA sequence from the Arthrobacter crystallopoietes genome:
ACTGCTGGATGCGACGGGCACGCGCCACGACGATCTTGTCCTCTTCACCGAGCTCATCGATACCGAGGATCGCGATGATGTCCTGCAGCTCCTTGTTCTTCTGCAGGATCTGCTTGACGCGGACGGCAACGTCGTAATGCGCCTGGCCGATGTACTGCGGATCCAGGATTCGCGACGTCGAGGTCAGCGGATCCACAGCCGGGTACAGGCCACGGGAAGCGATTTCACGGGAAAGTTCCGTGGTGGCATCCAGGTGCGCAAAGGTGGTTGCCGGAGCCGGGTCGGTGTAGTCATCGGCCGGGACATAGATCGCCTGCATAGAGGTGATCGAGTGGCCCTTGGTCGACGTAATACGTTCCTGCAGCAGACCCATTTCATCGGCGAGGTTCGGCTGGTAACCAACGGCGGAGGGCATACGGCCCAGCAGCGTGGAGACCTCGGAACCGGCCTGGGTGAAGCGGAAGATGTTGTCGATGAAGAGCAACACGTCCTGGTTCTGCACATCGCGGAAGTATTCCGCCATGGTCAGCGCCGACAGTGCCACGCGCAGACGCGTTCCCGGCGGCTCATCCATCTGGCCGAAAACAAGGGCCGTGTCCTTCAGAACACCGGCTTCTTCCATTTCGACCCACAGGTCGTTACCTTCACGGGTACGCTCGCCGACACCGGCGAAAACCGAGGTACCACCGAAGTTACGGGCAACACGGGTGATCATTTCCTGGATCAGCACCGTCTTGCCAACACCGGCGCCACCGAACAGACCGATCTTTCCACCCTTGATGTACGGGGTGAGGAGGTCGATGACCTTGATACCGGTCTCGAGGATCTCCGTGGAGCTTTCAAGATCAGCAAAGTTGGGAGCCTTGCGGTGGATCGGCCAACGCTCGGTGATCTCCAGCTCAGAGGATTCAACATCGAGCGGCTCGCCCAGCACGTTGAAGATGTGTCCCTTGACGCCGTCGCCCACGGGAACGGAAATCGGTGAACCGGAGTCCGTGACGGTGGTGCCGCGGACGAGACCGTCCGTGGCCTGCAGGGAGATGGCACGAACGAGGTTGTCGCCGAGGTGCTGCGAGGTCTCGAAGGTGATCGTGTGCGTATCGCCGTTGAGGGTAATCTCAGCGCTCAACGCATTGTAAATTGCGGGAATTGCGTCAGCCGGGAACTCGACGTCGACAACCGGGCCGATCACACGGGCAATACGGCCAGTGGCGCCCGAGCCGACGGAACCGGTTCCGTGCTCGATAGTTTGGGCAGTCATCTCTCTCACTTCATTCAGTTAGATGGCGTGGGTTAAAGTTTACTTTTGCCTGAGGCGCTTTCGACGCCGAGGGTCAGGACGCGCTTAGAGCGTCCGCACCGCCGACGATCTCCGTCAGCTCCTGCGTGATTTCGGCCTGACGGGCGTTGTTCCGGAGCCTCGTGTACTTCTTGATGAGGTCCGAAGCGTTGTCGCCGGCAGACTTCATGGCCCGCTGACGGGCGGCAAGTTCACTGGCGGCAGACTGGAGCATGGCTGCGAAGATACGCGATTCGATGTAGCGCGGCAGCAACGCATCCAGTACCTGCTCAGGTTCCGGCTCATACTCGTACAGCGGCAGCAGATCGGATTCTGATGCAGCTTCTTCCTCCACGACCTCCAAGGGCAGCAGACGAATGACCGTCGGCTCCTGGGTGACCATGGACTTGAAGCGAGTGTAGACAACGTGAATCTCGTCGACACCGCCCTCTTCATAAGCAGTGTTGAAATCTGCGAGCACGGCGTCGCCGATCTCGCGGGCGACCTCAAAGGCCGGCGCATCTGTGCCGCCGGTCCACACCTGCTCATAAGGAAGGCTGCGGAAATCAAAGTAAGCCTGCGCCTTGCGGCCAACAAGGTAATGGCGCACTTCCTTGCCGTCTGCCCGCAGCAATTCGGTCAGAGACTGTGCCTGCTTCAAGATCGAAGCAGAGTACGCTCCTGCCAGACCGCGGTCGGAAGTCATTACCACGACGGCCGCGCGCCGGATCTGCTCCGGCTCCGTGGTCAGCGGGTGTTCGATCTCCGACTGTGACGACACAGCAGAAACGGCACGG
Encoded proteins:
- a CDS encoding F0F1 ATP synthase subunit gamma, whose amino-acid sequence is MGAQIRVYRQKIASTTSMQKIFKAMELIAASRIGKARTRVAASLPYANAITRAVSAVSSQSEIEHPLTTEPEQIRRAAVVVMTSDRGLAGAYSASILKQAQSLTELLRADGKEVRHYLVGRKAQAYFDFRSLPYEQVWTGGTDAPAFEVAREIGDAVLADFNTAYEEGGVDEIHVVYTRFKSMVTQEPTVIRLLPLEVVEEEAASESDLLPLYEYEPEPEQVLDALLPRYIESRIFAAMLQSAASELAARQRAMKSAGDNASDLIKKYTRLRNNARQAEITQELTEIVGGADALSAS
- the atpD gene encoding F0F1 ATP synthase subunit beta, coding for MTAQTIEHGTGSVGSGATGRIARVIGPVVDVEFPADAIPAIYNALSAEITLNGDTHTITFETSQHLGDNLVRAISLQATDGLVRGTTVTDSGSPISVPVGDGVKGHIFNVLGEPLDVESSELEITERWPIHRKAPNFADLESSTEILETGIKVIDLLTPYIKGGKIGLFGGAGVGKTVLIQEMITRVARNFGGTSVFAGVGERTREGNDLWVEMEEAGVLKDTALVFGQMDEPPGTRLRVALSALTMAEYFRDVQNQDVLLFIDNIFRFTQAGSEVSTLLGRMPSAVGYQPNLADEMGLLQERITSTKGHSITSMQAIYVPADDYTDPAPATTFAHLDATTELSREIASRGLYPAVDPLTSTSRILDPQYIGQAHYDVAVRVKQILQKNKELQDIIAILGIDELGEEDKIVVARARRIQQFLSQNTYTAKQFTGVEGSTVSIKDTVEGFKAICDGDLDHVAEQAFFNIGGLDDVERQWAKIQEQSK